In Candidatus Hydrogenedentota bacterium, the genomic window GGACGGCGACCAGGACAGTTATTGGGCCGCCGATGACGGCGTCACAGACGGCTGGATTGAGTTGGACCTGGGCGGGGCAAAGACCTTTGACCGGGTGGTGCTCCAGGAGCAGATCGCCCTCGGGCAGCGGATCGAGGAGCATGCGGTCCACACGTGGGACGGCGCCGCATGGAACAGTGCCGCCACAGGCACCACCATCGGCTACAAGCGCATCCACTGCTTCCCGCCCGTCACCGCGTCAAAAATCAGGGTTGCCGTCACCAAAGCCAAAGCCTGCCCGACCCTGTCCCATGTGGGCGTGTTCAAGGCATCGCCAAGGGACACGGGAGCGGTGGAGAAAAGAAACTGACTCCCCTTGTCGTGTCAGTGATACGCCCCTGAAAAACGGCACTTATACGGGTTGGAACAGGGTCGCAGGCGAGATTTTTCGTTCCAGATTATTCAGGATTATGTCCAGATCAATCTTTGCCTTGGCCTGAAGACCCAGCGCGGTGGATATCCCGGCGCTGTCCGTGCTCATTCGTCCATCAAGACGGATGGCATAAGAGGCTCCTTTTCGCTCAAGACCGTAGGTGTGGAAATGCATGGCATCTCCTGCACGGGCCTGGTTGAGGTGCGAGAATGAAAACTCCGTCTTCATGTAATCAAACAGGCAATCCTGAACAACCACAACAAGATGCCGTGAAAGATGCTCGAAAGTGTCAACCTTGTGGTGCAACTGCACAAGAATGGTTTTCGCGGTCATTTTCCAGTTCATGCCAAAAGGTTTGCGTGATTCTGTTGCAGCCGTGTCGCACGCAAATCCCATGTCCCGTAAAAACCGTTCCCTGGCGGGCCACACTGTGCCCGTGGTGTCAAGCGTCTGAATCTCAATCCCCACGAAATCCACCGGTTTGTCGTTTCGCACCGAAACAAGGAAATAATCAACACTGCCGCCCGGGACGGGGACCTCCGGCACCAGATGCAACTGATTGCCCGGCTCATGGCGCGTGAGGAGATGCAGGGAATCAACAAATATCTGCCGCCTTTCGAGAAACCGGTTCGGGCATATCAGAATGGGGCCGCACTCTTTTCCGTAACCCACGGAGCATGTTCCAATGGAGATGCCGGGCTGGCTCTTTCGGACCTTGTAACACCGCCTTTTTGTGAACGGGCATAACTGCCGCGAGATGATGTCTTCCCACGCTTTGCGTTTTGTGGAGCGCGTGTCATGGCCAAAGAGTTCCAAAATTGCGCTCATAGCAGTGTCCAACACCTGTTTTCAGCCATACGGACATAGTCGCCGGAAATGTCTATCCCCACAGATTTGCGCCCGAGTTGAAGGGCAACCAGGTTCGTTGTCCCTGTTCCGCAAAATGGGTCGAGCGCCATGCCGCCTGCCGGACAGGTCGCTAGAATGGGAATTCTGCAAAGGTCCTCCGGGTAGGGTGCGAAATGGGCACCGCGCATTTGCGTGTCTTCCGGGATAATCTCCCAGACATCACCCGGCTTGCTCCCATTGGGATGATATTTCAGGAAATAGAAACCCTTATCGCGAAGCTCCTTGGCGCGCCCGGACAAGTTCTCGGAGTCTGAATGCGTGGTCCGCTGCTGTCCCCTGATAATCATTCGAAAATCCGAGATTTCCCTGTTTCTGACCTGGTCCAGCATGCCTTCCAACGCCGCCAGGGCATTTGCCTTCTCATCTTCGGAGAGCGCTGTTGACAACTCGATCTGCCGTTTGTACCTCACACCGCTCACCCCCGTGGCGGAGATGACGGCGCCGTTCACGACCTGCGCCTGCCTTGGCGTGCTTCTGACTGCGTCAACATCATAGTAATAACCATTGGCGTTTTTCACAAAATGGAACAGCGGTTCATGAATGTTGCGGAGTCTGTCTTTTGAGTTGTCCGGCCCCCCTTTTACCTTGTTCCACACCACTTGATTGCGCAGTATCCACCCCTGTCCATCCATCATGGCTATCGCGACACGCCACGGAATCCCCAACAACTGCTTGCTCTCATAGCTGTCGCCGACATTAAGCCAAAAGGAGCCCGAGGGCTTCAAAACCCTGCGCACCTCCCCAAACACTTCCAGCAGCGCTCGGACATACTCTTCCGGACTGTCCTCAAGGCCAATCCCGCCATTGCTGTATTCGCGCTTCTTCCAGTACGGGGGGCTTGTCATGCAAAAGTCAACGCTGGATTCGGGCAGAACCGAAAGGACACCGCAGGCTTCCCCGGTAAAAAACAGCGGGCGAAGGGCGGCGCCCTGGACATACTCCCGAAACGCTCCAGCCACGAGGGCCTCCCGCTCCTTTGCCGGAGAAATGCGCCGCATCCTGTTGAGTGTGTCTGTGTGAATGGATGGGTTCTGCATGATAATCAAAGCACCGCCATACTGTTTTGCATGCTGGTCAAGGCTGTGATCGGCTCCGGGCAAATGGCCGTGCCGGCTTCCTGTCCCGGTGTCACGTCATATATCAGCGCGGTTAAGCCGACAACAACACAACAACGACACCTTTAATTTTTAAGGATGATAACATAGCGGCGGCATCTTGGGAGGACGAGAGCACGATTGGAAATCGCCTGGGTAATGTCACCCCTTCGGCTTCCTTGACCTTCCGGCGCGTTTCTTGGGTGGCGGGGCGTCGTCCTCGGCCTCGGCGGCGAGGAGGAGGAAGAGGTCGGAGATCATCTCCCTTCCGGCGAGGCGGTTGATGCGGCGGATAATTTCCCATTTGCAGTAGGCGAAGGTGTTCATCCAGGCGGTGTCGTCCACGGCCACCTTCAGCACTTTGTCCTTCACGCCGACGGGCCGGCCATGGCCCGCGAGCTGCTGTCCGGCGACGGCGGGCCAGTGCTCCCAGATGCGGGCCTCGTCCAGCACCCTGCCCAGGGGGGTGGTGCGGGCCAGTTTGCGCAGGATGTCCTTGATGTTCGCCGGGTCATTCTCTTTCAAGGCGGCCGCCCTCCATGCGGAACATGTCCGGCGCGGGCACGCCCCCCCGCAGGGGGTGCTCCGGCTGGGTGGTGGTGATGAGGGACTGCACGCCCTCCGGCACGGCGGCGAAGAGGCGCCGGGCGCGCTCCGGATCGAGCTCGGCGAGCACCTCGTCGAGCATGAGCACGGGCCAGACTCCGGCGCGGCGGCGCACCAGTTCCACCTCGGCCAGTTTCAGGGCGAGCACGGCGGACTTCTGCTGTCCCTGCGAGCCGAAGACCCGCGCGGGCTGCCCGTCTATGAGCAGTTCCAGGTCGTCCCGGTGGGGGCCGCGCCCGGTCATGCGCTGGCGCAGGTCGGCGGCGCGGGCGCGGGCCAGTGTCGCGGCGAGGTCCTCCGCGCGGCGCACGTCGGGCAGGTAGGCCATGGACAGGGACTCGTTCCCCGCGATGGTCCGGTAGACCCCCTCGGCCAGTTCCGACAGCTCGGCGACAAAGGCCGCGCGCGCCTCCATCAGCGTCTGCCCGTGCCGGACCAGTTGAACGTCCCACACGTCCAGCATTTCCCCGTCGGGCGCGGCGGCGCGCAGCAGCTCGTTCCGCTGGCGCAGCGCCTGCCGGTACTGCTGGAGCGCCGCCAGATAGACCGGCTGGAGTTGGGAGAGTTCCATGTCCATGAGGCGGCGGCGCACCGATGCGGAGCCCTTCACCAGCGCCACGTCGTCCGGGCAGAACAGCACCACCTTGAGGCGTCCCAGCAGGTCGCTCAGGCGGCCCTGGGCGACGCCGTTCACCTTGAAGCGCTTTGCGCCGTTCCACCAGTTCGCCTCGATGTCGAGGCTTTCCCCGTCGTGCTCCGCCTCAATCCGCACGTGGAACCGGTCCTCCCCGTGCCGGACCAGTTCCGTCTCCGCTGCGGTGCGGTGGCTTTTCGTGGTGGCGGCGTAGAGCACCGCCTCCAGGAGCGTGGTCTTCCCCTGGGCGTTCTGGCCGTGGATGACGTTCACCCCCGGCCCCGGCGTGAAGTCCACCGAGGTCAGGCTCCTGAAGTTCCGGCAGATGACGCGGGTGAGGCGCATGCGCTGGGGCTCACATTCCCGCAACGGCGGGTATGGTGTTGATTTTGGCGGGTGCGGACATGGGGGAACGCCTCCGGGTTGATGGCCGGCCCATTATAGCCGTTGCGGAAACCAATGCCCAACAGAAACACGGAACCGATGCCGTGCTAACTTGGAGACACACCGCTGAAAATCTACCGGATTTATAGAAATTCGTGAAACACCGGTTTTTCTCTTTGACGGGGGAATATGCTATGCTGGACCGGTTGACAGGCCAGTGGCAGTGGTGTGTTTCGGCGTCGCCGCCCGTTGTGTTCAGGAATGCGCATGGTGCCTTTCCAGCGGCGAATGCCGGCCTGCCAGGGACTTATTTTCAAGGGAGACGGGTCATGAGACATTGGAACAGAAAACTGGGGCGGCGGCTGGTGATGCTGGCGGTGGTGTTCGCGGTGCTTGCCGGCGGCGCGGTGCCCGCCCAGGCGGAGCGCATCCCCCGCGTGATGTACATCGGGGACAGTTGGACGGGCTTCCTGTGGGCGTTCCGCACGCTTCGGGACGTGCTTCCGGAGTACGGCCTGGGCCGCTGGGTCGAGGTGGGCGCGCGCACGGCGGTCATGGGCTCAAAGGCCTTCGAGTGGCTGACCCCGGCGCGTCTTGGGGTGGTGGCCGAGGAGCTGGCCAACAACCCGAACGTGGACGTGGTCGTGGTGACCCTGGGCGGCAACGACTTCTCGGGCGGCACGAAGAACGTGATTCCGGGAAACATGGGCCGCGAGGTGGACTATTACGACTGGTATTATGACAACTACGACACGGTGGACCGGAATTTTAACAACAACTGGGCCAGTTGGAAGACCTGGTATCAGACGGGGTCCAACGCCGGCGAGAATTTCGCCGAGAAGTTCTGCCCCCCGGCCTCCGGCTGCTGGGACCGCGACCTGCTGATGAACAAGGTCAAGGGCGAAATCAAGCAACTGGTGCAGTACATCCTTGACCTGCGCCCGGACCTCCGCGTGGTCATCGTGGGCTACGACTATCCCGCCCGCTGGCCCAAGAGCCGCATGCCCCAGAACATGAACGGGGTGCGCCTCCAGAACGAGGGCCTGTTCAGCATGGAACTCACCAAGTTCGAAATCGCCCAAGAGCTGGCCTCCTCCGGATACGCGGGCCGGGTCCGCTTTGTGCAGAACCTCGGCATGATGCAGCACACCTATGGCGCGTACAAGGGCAACGAGCGGGCCAACACCCCCTGGGCCGGCGTGGTGAACCCGAACATCGCCCCCGGCACTCTGCCGCTCCCCGGCAGCGGCGACACCTGGCAGGTGGGCGGCGACCCGGACTGCCTCGCCCCGCTCGACTCGTACATTGACCTGGACATCCACCTCACGGCGCCGGGCTACGAGGTCATCGCGCGGCGCTTCCTGGACGACTGTGTGGCCGAGTGGCTGAACTATCCGAAGGTGCTGTCCATCCTCCCCGACGAGGGCAAGGCCGCGCAGTTGAAGTTCACCGTGACCTTCTCGCACCCCGTGACCGGCGTGGACGCCTCGGACTTCGAGGTCTTCCTCGGCGCGGACAAGGCCATGTCCATCGTGGGCGTGACGGGTTCCGGCGACACCTACCGGGTGACGGCCGACCCCGGCGGCGCCTCGGGCAATGTGCTCATCCGCGTGGTGGACAATGACAGCATCGCCCGCTCGGACAACAGCGTGAAGCTCGGCGGACCCGGCGCGGGGAACGGCCTCTTCGAGTACAACGGCACCTACGAGCACGCCGACATCGTCCGCCCCGGCGACGACGACTTCACCGCCGCCATCAACTACCTGTACCTGAACTCGCGCGCCTATGAGGACCTGCTCTTCGGGTTCAGCTTCAACCCGGCGGTCTTCGACGCGAACGGCAACGTGTTCCTCGAGGGCAACATCTCGAGCGAGCCCTACATCATCCCCGGCAACGGCCTGCTGGACGTGTACGAGTTCACGCTCATCCAGTGGTGCGTCCAGAACCCCGGACTTGACCTCAGCGGCCGCGGCGGAATCAACGCGGCGGAGGTGGCCGCCGCATGGCGGAGCAACATCACCGCGATGCAGACCACCCTCGGCGGCGACGGCGGCCTGGCCGACCTGATCCTGCCCGGGCTCGACACCATCCTCACGGGCTACATGACCCTGGGCGACCCGAACTCGACGCTGCTTCCCTCGGTGCTGGTGCCCATGCTGGCCGAACTGAAGGACCAGGGATTCCCCGTCAACATCGGCGCGTTCATCCCCACGGACTACACGGGATTCGCCGCACTCCTCGGCAAGGACGGTGACGCGGACAAGGACGGCTGGTCGAACGAGCAGGAGTACGCCTATTTCGCCTGCGAGGGCGCCCTGGCCTACGCCGCCGCCGCCCTGAACCCGAACCTCAAGCCGAAAACCGGCGAGGGCCGCTTTGAGGAGGGAGGCGCACTGCGCGTGGCCATCCTGAGCACCGGCGCGCTTTCCCCGGCCTACAACTCGACCTACCAGTGGTACCGCGACGGGGTCGCGCTCCAGGACAACGGCCGCATTTCCGGCAGCAACACCCGCTGCCTGAACATCCTCTCCACGAATGTGGCCGACACCGGCGCCTACACCTGCGTCTACCAGAAGAAGGGCGCGGTCAATCCCAAGGACCGCGTGACCGAGACCTACGGTCCCATCCAGGTCCGCACGGTGAAACAGTTGCCCGTCGCGGGTGGTCTGGGTCTGGCGGCTCTTGCCCTGGCGACGGCCCTGGGCGGCCTGGCCGCGGTGCGCCGCAGGAAATAGCGTCTTAGGGGTATCCCAAAGCCGCCGGCCGGACTGGCCGGCGGCTTTTTCTGTTTCTTACGCCCGCGTGGGTTGTTCCTACTGGATGGACATAAGGGACGGAAGGGACCGAAGGGACCGAAGGGACCGAGTGGACAGAGTGGACAGAGTGGACAGAGTGAACTGGGTAGTCCGTGCCAGTCCGTGTCCGTCCGTGTCCGTCCGCGTCGTGTCTTTTCTCGGTGCGGGGCTTGTGGTACCATAGGGTCAGGATGACCCATCCATGCGGGGCCGCGCGGGTGCGCAAATTGCCAAAATTGCCGCGGCCGGGGACGAAAGCATGTCTGAAACCAACCCGAAAACACGGTCCGACACCGCCCTCTGTGACAAGCAGGAGACGGCGGAGCCGCCGCTGTACCGGGTGCTGCTGCTGAACGACGACTACACGACCATGGAATTTGTGGTAAAAATCCTTCAGGACGTGTTCCGCAAGCCCCATGACGAGGCGACAAAGATTATGTTGTCGGTGCACAGGCATGGCACGGGGCTTGCCGGTGTTTACGTGAAGCAGATTGCGGAAACCAAGTGCGCGACGGTGCATCGTCTTGCCCGCGCCGAGGGGTTTCCCCTGCGCTGCGCCATGGAGCCGGAATAGGCCGGACGGCGCGAAAGGAAAGAGCAAGGAAATCATGTTGAGCCGTGAACTGGAGGTTGCCCTGGGGCTGGCGCTTCAGGAGGCCCGCTCGCGGCGGCACGAGTATCTGTGCGTGGAGCATGTCCTCTACGCCCTGACCTTGGACCGCCGCGGGGCGGAAATCATCGAGTCGTGCGGCGGGAACGTCAAGGCGCTGCGCGGCGCGCTGGAGACTTTTTTCAACCGGAGCCTGGAGGCGGCGCCGGAGGGCGCCCGCGTCTCCCTGCAGCAGACCGAGGCCCTCGAGCGGATGATGCAGCGCGCCTTTCTGCACGTCCAGTTCTCCGGCAAGAAATCCGTGGACGCGGGGGACATTCTCGCCGCCATCCTCGAGGAGGATGACCTGCACGCGGCCCATTTCCTCCGCCGCCAGGGCATCACCCGCCTAGACGTGCTGGACCACATCTCGCACGGCGTGGTGAAGGAGCGGGGCGGGGACGGCGGGCCGCTGGTGCCCGGCGGCGCCCAGTTCGGTGCGGCCCCGCCCGCTGCGAACGACCCCGGCGACGGGCTGGACGACCTGGAGGAGGAGGACGACGAGGAGGATGAGGAGGAGGACGGCGGGGAGCGCGGGAAGCCCGCGCCCAGCGCGCTGGACACCTTCACCGTCTCCCTGAGCCGGAAGGCCGCCGAGGGAAAGCTGGACCCGCTCATCGGCCGGGACCGTGAAATCCGCCGGGCCCTTCGGGTGCTCTGCCGCCGCAGGAAAAACAACCCCGTCTTTGTGGGCGAGCCGGGAACGGGCAAGACGGCCATGGCGGAGGGGCTGGCCCTGCGCCTGTATGAGGCCGCGCTGGGCCGCTGCCGGGTCCATGTGCCGGAGGAGCTCAGGAACGCCGAAATCCTCTCGCTCGACGTGGCCGGGATGCTGGCGGGCACCAAGTTCCGGGGTGACTTCGAGCAGCGGGTGAAGGCGGTGGTGCGCGAGGCGGCCCGGCGGCCCGGGGTCATCCTGTTCATAGACGAAATCCACACCCTGGTGGGCGCGGGCGCCACGTCGGAGTCCACCATGGACGCCTCGGCGATCCTGAAGCCCGCCCTGGCCTCGGGCGAGCTGCGATGCATCGGCGCGACGACCCACGGCGACTTCAAGAACCACTTCGAGAAGGACCACGCCCTGGCGCGGCGCTTCCAGAAAATTGACATCAACGAGCCGACCGTCGGCGAGACGGTCCAGATACTCAAGGGGCTCCAGTCCCGCTACGAGGAGCACCACGGCATCCGCTACACCGAGTCCGCCCTGACGGCGGCGGCGGAGCTCTCGGCGCGCCACCTGAACGACCGGTTCCTCCCGGACAAGGCGATTGACCTGCTGGACGAGGCGGGCGCCGGGGCGCGCACGGACGGGCCGGCGCGGCGGAAGACCATCCGCCCCCGCGACATCGAGCAGGTGGTCTCGGAACTGGCCCAGATTCCCGCGCGGAGCGTCTCCGGCACGGACAAGGAGCGCCTGGGCACCCTTGAGACCGAGCTGACGGCGTCGGTGTTCGGGCAGGACGAGGCCATCGCGCAGGTGGTGCGGGCCGTGAAGCGGGCGCGGGCCGGACTCGGCCGGCCGGACAAGCCCATCGGCTCCTTCCTGTTCACCGGGCCCACGGGTGTCGGGAAAACCGAGGTGGCCCGCCGCCTCGCCGAGGTGCTGGGCAACCATTTCGCCCGCTACGACATGAGCGAGTACATGGAGAAGCACGCCGTGTCGCGGCTGATCGGCGCGCCCCCGGGCTATATCGGCTTTGACCAGGGCGGGCTGCTGGTGGACGAAATCCGCCGCCACCCCTACACGGTGCTGCTCCTGGACGAGATCGAGAAGGCGCACCCGGACCTCTTCGGCATCCTGCTGCAGGTGATGGACAACGCCGCCCTCACGGACAACGCGGGCCGCAAGGCGGACTTCCGCAACGTCATCCTCATCATGACCTCGAACGCGGGCGCGCGGGAGATGGCCGCGTCCAGCATCGGCTTCAACGCGGGCCCCGGCGATGCGGCGGGCAAGGGCATGAAGGCCATAGAGAAGGCGCTCACCCCCGAGTTCCGCAACCGCCTCGACGGGATCATGACCTTCAACCCGCTGCCCATGCCGGTGGTGATGATGGTCGTGGACAAGTTCATCCGGCAGTTGAACCGGCAGCTCGCGGAGCGCCGCGTCACCCTCGCGCTCTCGGACGAGGTGCGCCGGTGGATTGCCGAGACGGGCTACGACCCCAAGTTCGGCGCGCGGCCCCTGGCCCGGAAAATCGAGCAGGAAATCGAGACGCCCCTGGCGGATGAAATCCTCTTCGGGAAACTCGAGCGCGGCGGCGTGGTCACGGTGCTCCTGAAAGACGGAAAGCCCGTGTTCGAGGCGGTCTCCGCATGAGTGATCCGGCGAAAGGGGACGGGGCCGCGCCGGTCATCCGCCATGAGACGGCGGGCGGCGTGGTGGTCAACGGCGCCGGGCGCGTGCTGGTGCTCCTGCGCGACGTGTGGCGTGACGGCGGCGCCGTGCATGAAATCCGCCTGCCCAAGGGCCACATAGACGCGGGCGAGACCCCCGAACAGGCGGCGGTTCGCGAGGTGCGCGAGGAGTCCGGATACCGGGGGCTGGAGATTGTTGCTGACCTGGGCGAGTCAGAAAGCCGCTACGCGTTCCGGGGATGCCGCCATGAGCGCCGGGAACGGTACTACCTCATGCGCCTCACAGACCCGGAACGCGGCGACCCACAGCCCATGGGCGCCGAAGAAGCGCTCTTCGAGCCCGCGTGGCTCGCGCCGGAGGACGCCGCGCAGCGGCTCACCTATCCGAGCGAGCGGGACTTTGTCCGCAGGGCCATGGAGCGGCTGGCGGGTGCGGCGGCGGACCGGGACTCAACGGGCGGATAAGAACCGCACCGCGTCCCCCGGATAGTCCGTGAAGAGGCCGTCCACGCCGAAATCCACATAAAACGCCCGCAGTTCCTCCTCGAACGAGCCGTACTTCGGCGCCACCAGGTCCCTGCGGAGGGTGTAGGGGTGCACCTTGAGTCCCGCCGCGTGCGCGCGCTTCACCAGGTCCGGGTCCTTCTCCACGCGCCGCCGGTCCGGGCCGATGCCGTTTGCATATTCGGCAATCGCCTTCAGTCCCTCGTCCGCCACGAGCGTGTTCTGGATGGAGCTGTCCGAAATCAGTTGGATTTGGGGCAGTTCCGAGCCCAGTTCCTGGCGCATTTTCTTGAGCGGGCCGGGATCAAAGCACTGCACAAAGATATTCGCGCCCGGCCCCTTGTAGCCGTACTTGGCGCAGATTTCCAGGAACGCCCCCTCCATTTCCAGGCCCTCCTTGCGGTGGAAGACCGGGTCCTTCAGCTCGGGATAAATCCCCGCCTCGCGCCCCGTGGTTTTGTTCATGCCCTGCACCAGCTCGATGGCCTCCTCAAACGTCGGGATTTGGAAGGACGCGGCGCCTTTCGGGAACCGGTTCGGCAGCCGCTCCACCGCGCGCATGGTCCGGATTTCCGCCAGCGTGAAGTCCGCCGCATACCAGCGCCCGTCCGCGCGCGCGCGGTCCGGGAAGACCTCCGCCACGTTTGTGGTGTCATCCAGGTGGATGTCGTGCCGGCAGATGAAGGCCCCATCCTTCGTCCGGACCAGGTCCTGCTCGATGTAGTCCGCGCCAAGCGCGTGCGCCGCGGCGTAGGCCACCAGCGTGTGCTCCGGCACAAACCCGCTCGCGCCCCGGTGCGCGATGACCACCTGCTGCGCGTGGGCGGCGAGTGAAAGAAGGAAGAGAACCGCCAGAAACGGCATCATTCTGTTCATTGAAAGACTCCTGTGTGAGCGGCGGGCCGCACGGCTATGGACAGTATGGACAGTATGGACGGCATGGACGGCACGACGCAACGCGCCTTGACAGGGGGACTGGCTCCCAGCGTGCGTTTAAGCGGTGGTGTCTCAATCACACGGTTTGTGCAACCGGCGCCCATGCCCGAAACCTTGTTCCCCTCACCGCCTGATGAGCCACACCTCGGCGACGCGGGACCGCTGGCGCCAGGGGGTCTCCTTTTCGTCCTCCGGGTGGTCCCAGGTCACGGTCAGTTTGCGGTCTTTCAGAAGTTCGGCGGGCACGGCGTATTCCTTGATTTCGCCGAGGCCGCGCCCGTCAATCTCCGGCCGAAGCCGCACGCCGTCCGCGGACAGGATTTCCTGGCCGTAGCCGCAGGTGCGCACACGGTATGCGGCGTCCGGATCGAGGCCCTCGTAGACCGCCGCCTCGGGCCAGTCCATGGTGAGCTGCCACGAGAGGCGCTGGCGGCTCTTGCCGTCGTCCCACCACCAGAAGAGCGGCTCGGGCCGGGCCTCCTCCGCCGGGTTGCTGAAGAAAACCTCGCTGCGCTGAATCCGGGGGGACTTCGCGGTGTTGCCAATGTCGTCGTAGAAACTGCCCGGGCCGGGATGCTCCCACAGGGCGATTTCACGGAGGCGGGCCACTTTGTCCGCCTCCACCGCCATTTCAGCCACCTTCTTGAACTCGTCCTCAAGCCACCAGCGGTTGTTCAGGGGGATGTCAATGAAGTCCAGCGACGCGCCGCGCTCGGCGCCGCTGGCGCCGTATTTCTCCACGCTCGACTGGAGGCCGATGGAGTGGAAAAGGTCGTTGTAAAGCTCGATGACACGCTCGCGCAGGCTCTCCAGAGGGGGCTCCGTGTCGGCACGGCCCAGTATGGCGAGGGCCTCCTCCATGGCCGGTCCCGCGCCCAGGGTGTCCGCGCGGAGCAGCGCGGCGTTGGCCTCGCTTTCCAGGGCGGTCTCATTCAGCAGGCGCGCGCGGACAAGGGCGTCGTAATATGCCCGGACCAGGCACATCTGCCAGCGCCAGTTGCCCGCCAGTTCCGGTGCAAGGGACTCCAGTTCGCGCCACAGCCGCAGGGTGCCCATCACGGCGCCGTTGTCCGCGAGGCTGCCGCGCCAGTTGTTCTCCAGGGCGGAAATGCCGTCCGCGGCCATATACGTGACTCCGGGACCGAAGAAGACCCGCGTGTAGTCCATGAGTATGTCCCGAAGCGGCGTGGCGGGGTCCCAGGCCAGCGCGCTCCAGACGGTCTTGTTCACGTCGTCATGCACGCCGTCCGAGTAGGAGATGAACCCGTCGCAGTAGGGCTGGAACCAGTTGTGGATGTAGGCGTACTGCGCGGGGCGGGGGTTGATGGCCTCGCGCCCGAGGGTCAGGGCGTAGGCCTGGTCCCACCAGGGCACGGGGTACTGGCAGAGCTTGTTGTGCGTGATGTCGGGGTACATGCGCAGGCCGTAGTGCTTCGGCAGGCGGTTGCGCAGCAGGGCGATGGGCGGGCTGGACGGCCCCTCGCAGAGCCCGCCCAGCCAGGGCAGGCGGTTCGCGTTGAGGAAGTCGAGGACATAATCCGTCTGCGCCTCGGTGAACCCCTGGAGGGAGAGCCAGATTTTGGCCTTGGGATGCGCCTTCAGCAGCAGTTTCGAGAGGTCCTCCAGGAAGGGCAGGACCAGTTCCGGGGGATTGTCGCCCGGGTCGCCGCCGGGGAAGAAGATGCCCGTCAATTCGGGGCAGTCCCGGTAGAGGTCCTCGTGCCGCTTCAGCAGCTCGTCCCGCTTCTCCGTGTCGTTCAGGTCGAAAGTGGCCGGGGTCCACACCCAGTATTCCAGCCCGTACCGGGCGCATATTTTGCTCATGGCGATGTTCATGTCGCGCCGGTCCATCTTCATCAGCGGGGCGCGGCGGTCATCCTGGAAGGGGATGTTCTCGATGGCGTTCGCGCCGAAAAAGGCCAGTTCGCGGATGTACTGGTCGAACTGTGCCGCGTCCCAGGCGTCCCACGAGTT contains:
- a CDS encoding site-specific DNA-methyltransferase; amino-acid sequence: MRRISPAKEREALVAGAFREYVQGAALRPLFFTGEACGVLSVLPESSVDFCMTSPPYWKKREYSNGGIGLEDSPEEYVRALLEVFGEVRRVLKPSGSFWLNVGDSYESKQLLGIPWRVAIAMMDGQGWILRNQVVWNKVKGGPDNSKDRLRNIHEPLFHFVKNANGYYYDVDAVRSTPRQAQVVNGAVISATGVSGVRYKRQIELSTALSEDEKANALAALEGMLDQVRNREISDFRMIIRGQQRTTHSDSENLSGRAKELRDKGFYFLKYHPNGSKPGDVWEIIPEDTQMRGAHFAPYPEDLCRIPILATCPAGGMALDPFCGTGTTNLVALQLGRKSVGIDISGDYVRMAENRCWTLL
- a CDS encoding DUF721 domain-containing protein, translating into MKENDPANIKDILRKLARTTPLGRVLDEARIWEHWPAVAGQQLAGHGRPVGVKDKVLKVAVDDTAWMNTFAYCKWEIIRRINRLAGREMISDLFLLLAAEAEDDAPPPKKRAGRSRKPKG
- the recF gene encoding DNA replication/repair protein RecF; the encoded protein is MRLTRVICRNFRSLTSVDFTPGPGVNVIHGQNAQGKTTLLEAVLYAATTKSHRTAAETELVRHGEDRFHVRIEAEHDGESLDIEANWWNGAKRFKVNGVAQGRLSDLLGRLKVVLFCPDDVALVKGSASVRRRLMDMELSQLQPVYLAALQQYRQALRQRNELLRAAAPDGEMLDVWDVQLVRHGQTLMEARAAFVAELSELAEGVYRTIAGNESLSMAYLPDVRRAEDLAATLARARAADLRQRMTGRGPHRDDLELLIDGQPARVFGSQGQQKSAVLALKLAEVELVRRRAGVWPVLMLDEVLAELDPERARRLFAAVPEGVQSLITTTQPEHPLRGGVPAPDMFRMEGGRLERE
- the clpS gene encoding ATP-dependent Clp protease adapter ClpS: MSETNPKTRSDTALCDKQETAEPPLYRVLLLNDDYTTMEFVVKILQDVFRKPHDEATKIMLSVHRHGTGLAGVYVKQIAETKCATVHRLARAEGFPLRCAMEPE
- the clpA gene encoding ATP-dependent Clp protease ATP-binding subunit ClpA, which gives rise to MLSRELEVALGLALQEARSRRHEYLCVEHVLYALTLDRRGAEIIESCGGNVKALRGALETFFNRSLEAAPEGARVSLQQTEALERMMQRAFLHVQFSGKKSVDAGDILAAILEEDDLHAAHFLRRQGITRLDVLDHISHGVVKERGGDGGPLVPGGAQFGAAPPAANDPGDGLDDLEEEDDEEDEEEDGGERGKPAPSALDTFTVSLSRKAAEGKLDPLIGRDREIRRALRVLCRRRKNNPVFVGEPGTGKTAMAEGLALRLYEAALGRCRVHVPEELRNAEILSLDVAGMLAGTKFRGDFEQRVKAVVREAARRPGVILFIDEIHTLVGAGATSESTMDASAILKPALASGELRCIGATTHGDFKNHFEKDHALARRFQKIDINEPTVGETVQILKGLQSRYEEHHGIRYTESALTAAAELSARHLNDRFLPDKAIDLLDEAGAGARTDGPARRKTIRPRDIEQVVSELAQIPARSVSGTDKERLGTLETELTASVFGQDEAIAQVVRAVKRARAGLGRPDKPIGSFLFTGPTGVGKTEVARRLAEVLGNHFARYDMSEYMEKHAVSRLIGAPPGYIGFDQGGLLVDEIRRHPYTVLLLDEIEKAHPDLFGILLQVMDNAALTDNAGRKADFRNVILIMTSNAGAREMAASSIGFNAGPGDAAGKGMKAIEKALTPEFRNRLDGIMTFNPLPMPVVMMVVDKFIRQLNRQLAERRVTLALSDEVRRWIAETGYDPKFGARPLARKIEQEIETPLADEILFGKLERGGVVTVLLKDGKPVFEAVSA
- a CDS encoding NUDIX domain-containing protein, producing the protein MSDPAKGDGAAPVIRHETAGGVVVNGAGRVLVLLRDVWRDGGAVHEIRLPKGHIDAGETPEQAAVREVREESGYRGLEIVADLGESESRYAFRGCRHERRERYYLMRLTDPERGDPQPMGAEEALFEPAWLAPEDAAQRLTYPSERDFVRRAMERLAGAAADRDSTGG
- the glpQ gene encoding glycerophosphodiester phosphodiesterase, which codes for MNRMMPFLAVLFLLSLAAHAQQVVIAHRGASGFVPEHTLVAYAAAHALGADYIEQDLVRTKDGAFICRHDIHLDDTTNVAEVFPDRARADGRWYAADFTLAEIRTMRAVERLPNRFPKGAASFQIPTFEEAIELVQGMNKTTGREAGIYPELKDPVFHRKEGLEMEGAFLEICAKYGYKGPGANIFVQCFDPGPLKKMRQELGSELPQIQLISDSSIQNTLVADEGLKAIAEYANGIGPDRRRVEKDPDLVKRAHAAGLKVHPYTLRRDLVAPKYGSFEEELRAFYVDFGVDGLFTDYPGDAVRFLSAR